In Nicotiana tabacum cultivar K326 chromosome 19, ASM71507v2, whole genome shotgun sequence, one DNA window encodes the following:
- the LOC107779595 gene encoding CASP-like protein 5C1, translating into MAMDDEIPGAVGTSASFALRLGQTIFSAASLLFMSLGVEFHNYTAFCLLVTIMGLVIPWSITLAMIDIYSVLIHCPIRQPGILLFIVLGDWTLSFLTLAAASSIAGIVDLLHRTDVTFCTPAGLCSRYQISAALAFLSWFLSTASSLSNLWLLPSLSR; encoded by the exons ATGGCCATGGATGATGAAATACCAGGAGCTGTGGGGACAAGCGCGAGCTTTGCTTTGAGATTAGGGCAAACCATCTTCTCCGCTGCTTCTCTTTTGTTCATGTCTTTAGGAGTTGAGTTCCACAACTATACTGCCTTTTG CTTGTTAGTAACAATCATGGGTTTGGTCATCCCCTGGAGCATTACTTTGGCGATGATTGACATATACTCGGTCTTGATCCATTGCCCCATTCGCCAGCCAGGGATCCTACTCTTCATTGTTTTAGGAGATTGG ACATTATCATTCCTCACCCTAGCAGCAGCTAGCTCAATTGCTGGAATAGTGGATCTTTTGCACAGGACAGATGTAACATTCTGTACTCCTGCCGGATTATGCAGCAGATATCAGATATCTGCTGCATTGGCCTTCTTGTCATGGTTTCTCTCCACTGCCTCATCTCTTTCCAATCTTTGGTTGCTTCCTTCTCTGTCAAGATGA
- the LOC107779592 gene encoding uncharacterized protein LOC107779592: MKYNEIYHFSHPQHKLRFEYSEFPFKCDGCKEVGIGSRYKCTTCDYDLHMHCAIPCASITHPFYKKCSFQFLSRPPGNVPRYCNACEKDITGFLYHCKSCGFDLHPCCAKLPMVLDDGEVKLYLYRKVSASCHRCGRKGRSWSYRSTCKKYNLHVACVKEMLVDSWHEIYFGRANNNNNSYNNCRKLENRIPSLKGTLQTHHRKSKGKVQKCCEMAGLALQFIISAVLGDPTTLIAGVVGSLMSK, translated from the exons ATGAAGTACAATGAAATATATCATTTTAGCCACCCTCAACACAAGCTAAGATTTGAATACTCAGAATTTCCATTTAAATGTGATGGTTGTAAGGAAGTAGGCATAGGGTCTCGTTACAAATGCACAACTTGTGACTATGATCTCCATATGCACTGTGCAATTCCTTGTGCTTCAATTACTCATCCTTTTTACAAAAAATGCTCTTTTCAGTTCCTCTCTCGTCCTCCGGGAAACGTGCCGCGCTACTGCAACGCTTGTGAGAAGGATATTACTGGATTTTTATACCATTGTAAGTCTTGTGGATTTGATCTTCATCCATGTTGTGCAAAGCTTCCTATGGTTCTTGATGATGGAGAAGTAAAGCTTTACTTGTATAGAAAG GTAAGTGCGTCATGCCACAGGTGCGGGAGGAAAGGGAGAAGCTGGAGTTATAGATCAACATGCAAGAAATACAATTTGCACGTAGCATGTGTCAAAGAGATGCTTGTGGATAGTTGGCATGAGATCTACTTTGGTCgtgccaataataataataatagttataATAATTGTAGAAAACTGGAGAATAGGATCCCAAGTCTGAAAGGAACACTTCAAACTCATCATCGAAAAAGCAAAGGCAAAGTTCAGAAATGTTGTGAGATGGCTGGTTTAGCTCTGCAGTTTATTATATCTGCAGTTCTTGGAGATCCTACTACTCTTATTGCTGGGGTCGTTGGTTCATTAATGTCAAAATAA